A single genomic interval of Magnetococcales bacterium harbors:
- a CDS encoding CZB domain-containing protein, which produces MITPPLAAPTDPWAEMGVYAALKPVQAPFPVPTFPEPELFLYPLERLDHLLRWYEILQRVLTSNREAAILSLVDDNRLIRFPATISWSRLLTCPPPPTLADNHRQLCNNVRNLLTGLGKQEKESARQAWQNSLNLLKSHMEEIHRLLPKAAFQGYKLEERKNFFVQAHLEWLGQFESYLDGVLERGATVWERIEEAGNYRRCRLGQAFSRQNGDLWPWRQLPAVQEMDRLHKHFHATVAIDAAVASSLRGRGVSPGELEQLNRFTRQKIANLQTISRQLVSQIHTTFQAVAREEGPPPAFLPPAPKPLALQEAIAGLKAWEARICAFVDSPTDTSIDRVLLHTSCPTGARIDAVMDDPFKLQRHGPVLEKIDTLHRNLHATGAIMVALVREHQLDNARRLLDNLQRYRLDLIGYLELSGDLLNIVK; this is translated from the coding sequence ATGATCACTCCCCCGTTAGCCGCACCCACCGATCCCTGGGCCGAAATGGGGGTTTATGCCGCGCTGAAGCCCGTTCAAGCCCCTTTCCCGGTTCCCACCTTTCCGGAACCGGAGCTGTTTTTGTATCCCCTGGAACGGCTGGATCACCTGTTGCGCTGGTATGAAATCCTGCAACGGGTGCTGACATCGAACCGGGAGGCTGCGATTCTCTCCCTGGTGGACGACAACCGCCTGATCCGCTTCCCCGCCACCATTTCCTGGTCCCGGCTGCTGACCTGCCCACCCCCTCCAACCCTGGCCGACAACCATCGCCAACTCTGCAACAACGTTCGCAACCTGTTGACCGGTCTTGGCAAACAGGAGAAGGAATCCGCCCGCCAAGCCTGGCAGAACAGCCTGAACCTGCTGAAAAGCCACATGGAAGAGATACACCGCCTGTTGCCCAAAGCCGCGTTTCAGGGATACAAACTCGAAGAGCGGAAAAACTTTTTCGTGCAGGCTCATCTGGAGTGGCTCGGCCAGTTCGAAAGCTATCTGGACGGCGTACTGGAACGAGGCGCCACGGTCTGGGAGCGTATCGAGGAGGCGGGCAATTATCGCCGCTGTCGCCTGGGACAGGCCTTTTCCCGGCAGAACGGCGACCTCTGGCCCTGGCGGCAACTGCCGGCCGTCCAGGAGATGGACCGGCTGCACAAACATTTTCACGCCACCGTGGCCATCGATGCCGCCGTCGCCTCCTCCCTGCGCGGACGCGGCGTCTCACCCGGAGAGTTGGAGCAACTGAACCGCTTCACCCGGCAAAAGATCGCCAATCTGCAAACCATCAGCCGTCAGTTGGTCAGCCAGATTCACACCACGTTTCAGGCGGTGGCCCGGGAAGAAGGCCCACCCCCGGCTTTTCTGCCACCGGCGCCGAAACCCCTGGCCCTGCAAGAGGCCATCGCCGGATTGAAAGCCTGGGAAGCCCGCATCTGCGCCTTCGTCGACTCCCCCACCGATACCTCCATCGACCGGGTGCTGCTGCACACCTCCTGCCCCACGGGAGCCCGCATCGACGCCGTCATGGACGATCCTTTCAAGCTGCAGCGCCACGGTCCGGTTCTGGAAAAGATCGATACCCTGCACCGCAACCTGCACGCCACGGGCGCCATCATGGTGGCCCTGGTACGCGAACATCAGTTAGACAACGCGCGACGCCTGCTGGACAACCTGCAACGCTACCGCCTCGATCTGATCGGCTATCTCGAATTGTCGGGTGACCTGCTCAATATCGTGAAATAA